The sequence ATTGGGCCTACTGGTGTTGGTAAAACAGAAATAGCAAGAAGATTGGCTCAACTTTCTGGTTCCCCATTTTTAAAGGTTGAAGCAACAAGATTTACTGAAGTTGGATATGTTGGAAAAAATGTTGATTCAATGATTAGGGAATTAGTCGAAATAGCTGTAAACATGGTAAAACAAAAGAAAATGAAGGAAGTTGAAGAAAAAGCTAAAAGAAATGTCGAGGAAAGGATTTTAGATGCCATTTTACCAAGCGCAAAAAAACCACAAATCCCATTTGCAAATATTTTTGGGATGCAATTGGAAAAAACTCAAACTGTAGAGGAAAATGTAGATTTTAGAGGTAAAAGGGAAGAGTTAAGAAAAAAGTTGAGAAATGGAGAACTTGATAATAATGAGATCGAAATAGAAATTGAAACTGGAAATTCTCCAATAGGTTTTATAGGTCTTCCTGAAATGGAGGATATTGGAATGGATTTATCAAATGTTTTGGGGAATATTTTTCCAAAACAGAAGAAAAGAAGAAAGATGAAAATTTCTGATGCTAAAAAAGTGCTATTACCAATAGAAGAAGAAAAACTTATTGATATGGATGAGACAGTTCAAGAAGCATTAGAACTTGCTCAAAATAGGGGAATTGTATTTATAGATGAAATGGATAAAATTGCGGTAAAAACATCTGGGGGAGGGCAAGATATTTCAAGACAAGGTGTACAAAGAGATCTTTTGCCAATAGTAGAGGGAACGACTATAACTACAAAATATGGACCTGTTAAAACAGACTTTATATTATTTATAGCTGCAGGAGCTTTCCATGTTTCAAAACCTTCGGATCTTATACCAGAATTGCAAGGAAGGTTTCCAATAAGGGTGGAACTTGAACCATTGACTGAAAATGATTTTGTAAGAATTTTAATTGAACCGGAAAACGCCTTAACTAAACAATATCAAGCGTTGCTTTATACTGAAGGAGTACATTTGGAGTTTACTGAAGATGGTGTAAGAGAAATAGCAAAGGTATCGTATAAATTGAACCAAAAATTGGAAAATATTGGTGCAAGGAGATTGTATACAGTACTTGAAAAGATACTTGAAGACGTTTTATTTGAAGCACCAGACATAGAAGAAAGAATTGTCGTAGACAAAGAGTTTGTTAGTAAAAAATTGAAGGATATAATAGAAGATGAAGATTTAACTTCGTATATACTATAGGAGGGAGAAAGTGAAGGCATCTGCTAAAAAAAGACTAAAAGAGTCAGTTTTGGCATATTTATTTTTGTTGCCATCGTTAATTGTGTTAGGTATATTTGTTTTTTGGCCTGTAGGTTTTTCGTTTGTTTTAAGTTTTTTTAAGTGGGATTTTAGAAACATGAAAACCCCTTATTTTAGTGGTTTTGATAACTATTTAAAAATTTTTGAGTATAACTATCCTCCAAAATTTTCTTTTTTGGAGGGGTTAGTTTATTCTATTTCATATATTTTTCTTTCTATAATTTTAGTTTTTACGGTTTATGCTTTTGTGAGAATTTGGAAAGATAAGAAGGTTACTATATTTTTTGTTAATATTTTTGCTATTGTATGGGCATTTTTAATATTTTTTAAATTGAATTCCTTTATTTTGTTTTTAGATATAGTTTTAGCTGTAGTTTTATTTTTGAATTTAAAAAACAAAAGTTTGACGAAATTATTTAAAAAATTTGCTTGGATTAATGTTTCGGCTATAATTGTTGTGTATGTTTTGCTTGAAACAAGTAAATTTAATCAAAATGGATTATTTGTGTTTTTTATGGATGCAAAGGATAAGAATTTGTTTATGAAAGCTTTAGTTAATACGTTTTATTATGTTATTTTAACAGTTCCTATAACACTTTTGTTATCGTTGATAGTAGCCGTTTTATTAAATTCAAATGTAAGATTTAGAGTGTTTTTTAGAACGAGTTATTTCATTCCTTTTGTTACATCCGTAGTTGCAGTCTCATTGGTTTGGAAGTGGATTTTTAATGACGAGTTTGGACTTTTGAATTACTTTTTATCTTGGTTTAATATAGAAGGAATAAGGTGGTTAAAAGATGAAAAGTGGACAATTCCAACTATTGCGATTGTATCAATCTGGAAGCAGATAGGTTATGATGCAATTATTTTCTTGGCTGGGCTTCAAAATATTGATCAATTTTATTACGAGGCAGCAGAGGTTGATGGTGCAAATTCTTGGCAAAAATTTTCAAAAATTACGTGGCCTTTACTTTCACCGACTACGTTTTTCCTATTAATTGTTTCAATGATTGGTGCTTTTAAGGTTTTTGCACAAGTTTATGTTTTATATGACGGATTACCTGGTCCGTACAATAACAGTGGTATGACAATGGTGTATTATGTATTTGATTTATTTTATAGGCAACAGAGAATGGGAATTGCCAGTGCAGCTGCATATTTATTATTTGCAGTTATATTGATATTTACTGCAATCCAATATAAAGTTGGGAATAAAGTTGTAGAATACGTATCGTGAGGTGAAAGTGATGAAGAAGTTGATAATATATTTATTACTTTCAATAGGTTTTGTTGTAATGATTATGCCTTTTGCATGGATGATGATAACATCTTTTAAAATGCCTAGTGAGGTTCAACAATGGCCTCCAAAATGGTATACCAAGAACTTTTTCAGCAAAAGAGATGTTAAAGTTGAAACAAAGATGGGTGCAGTAAGGACTTTAAAGGGTATTAGTTTGAGCGAAGCTTTAAGTTTTACCTCTTCAAAAGAAGAAGACAACGTTTTAAACATTTCAGTAGAAGATGATCCATTCTATAGAGGAGTATTAACCATAGATATAAAAGGATTTGATTATATAGAAAGATTATCCAATTCGCAATTTCAAAATTGGTTGAAAAATGTATATATTCCCATAGAAATACAATATGATACACCTGAAAATTTTTTTGAAGAAGTTTTTTTGTACTTTAATAGTGGTTCAAAACCGTATTTTAATAGATTAGAATATATTTCAAATTTGACTGGAAAATTTGACTCTGCAATTTCTGGAATAAATTTAATTTCCAAGTTTGTTAATAGAAGAATAAAAGA comes from Thermosipho affectus and encodes:
- a CDS encoding carbohydrate ABC transporter permease, which translates into the protein MKASAKKRLKESVLAYLFLLPSLIVLGIFVFWPVGFSFVLSFFKWDFRNMKTPYFSGFDNYLKIFEYNYPPKFSFLEGLVYSISYIFLSIILVFTVYAFVRIWKDKKVTIFFVNIFAIVWAFLIFFKLNSFILFLDIVLAVVLFLNLKNKSLTKLFKKFAWINVSAIIVVYVLLETSKFNQNGLFVFFMDAKDKNLFMKALVNTFYYVILTVPITLLLSLIVAVLLNSNVRFRVFFRTSYFIPFVTSVVAVSLVWKWIFNDEFGLLNYFLSWFNIEGIRWLKDEKWTIPTIAIVSIWKQIGYDAIIFLAGLQNIDQFYYEAAEVDGANSWQKFSKITWPLLSPTTFFLLIVSMIGAFKVFAQVYVLYDGLPGPYNNSGMTMVYYVFDLFYRQQRMGIASAAAYLLFAVILIFTAIQYKVGNKVVEYVS
- the hslU gene encoding ATP-dependent protease ATPase subunit HslU yields the protein MKNFDRLTPKQIVNELDKFIVGQNEAKKAVAIAIRNRIRRQKLPDEWKKEITPKNILMIGPTGVGKTEIARRLAQLSGSPFLKVEATRFTEVGYVGKNVDSMIRELVEIAVNMVKQKKMKEVEEKAKRNVEERILDAILPSAKKPQIPFANIFGMQLEKTQTVEENVDFRGKREELRKKLRNGELDNNEIEIEIETGNSPIGFIGLPEMEDIGMDLSNVLGNIFPKQKKRRKMKISDAKKVLLPIEEEKLIDMDETVQEALELAQNRGIVFIDEMDKIAVKTSGGGQDISRQGVQRDLLPIVEGTTITTKYGPVKTDFILFIAAGAFHVSKPSDLIPELQGRFPIRVELEPLTENDFVRILIEPENALTKQYQALLYTEGVHLEFTEDGVREIAKVSYKLNQKLENIGARRLYTVLEKILEDVLFEAPDIEERIVVDKEFVSKKLKDIIEDEDLTSYIL